Proteins encoded in a region of the Botrytis cinerea B05.10 chromosome 11, complete sequence genome:
- the Bcckb1 gene encoding Bcckb1: MSSSSGTPESWISSFCALLGHEYFAEISEEFIEDDFNLTGLQTQVAMYKEALEMILDVEPEEDEDEDDEDEDEDEDASIEGEDRSGRKAAAERRHQRMASDLSIIESSAETLYGLIHQRFICSRAGIQQMSEKYDLAHFGVCPRTHCEQVRTLPVGLSDVPGEDTVKLFCPSCLDVYVPPNSRFQTVDGAYFGRTFGALFLLTFPDYDISKKGLEALSGHGGRGLQHSNDEEKEKINGMNASNLAPGLGKGKVYEPKIYGFKVSERARSGPRMGWLRKRPEEVRELDEATAYALEHAEDSDEGIDVAPGSASASARLKPRRRNVRAVANNGGSPMSVEANGEIFS; this comes from the exons ATGTCTTCCTCCTCTGGCACTCCAGAATCCTGgatctcttctttctgcGCATTATTGGGACATGAATACTTTGCAGAGATATCGGAGGAATTCATAGAAGATGACTTCAATTTGACAGGTTTGCAAACACAAGTAGCTATGTATAAGGAAGCACTCGAG ATGATTTTAGATGTCGAgccagaagaagatgaggatgaagatgacgaggatgaggatgaggatgaggacgCATCTATTGAGGGCGAGGATCGATCAGGACGTAAAGCTGCAGCCGAAAGAAGACATCAACGAATGGCAAGCGATCTGTCGATTATAGAATCCTCCGCAGAAACGCTTTATGGTCTTATCCATCAGCGATTTATCTGTTCTCGAGCTGGTATACAACAAATGTCCGAGAAGTACGACCTTGCCCATTTTGGTGTATGTCCACGAACACACTGCGAACAAGTCCGCACTTTACCCGTAGGATTATCTGATGTACCAGGCGAGGATACCGTCAAATTATTCTGTCCCTCCTGTCTCGATGTATACGTTCCTCCAAATTCTCGGTTCCAAACGGTCGATGGTGCCTACTTTGGACGAACTTTTGGGGCGCTCTTTCTCCTCACATTCCCCGATTACGATATTAGCAAGAAGGGATTAGAAGCATTAAGTGGGCATGGAGGCAGAGGTTTACAACATTCCAAcgatgaagaaaaggaaaagatcaACGGCATGAATGCATCAAATCTTGCACCTGGTCTCGGCAAGGGCAAAGTCTATGAACCTAAAATTTATGGCTTCAAGGTCTCGGAGAGAGCGCGAAGTGGTCCTCGAATGGGCTGGTTGAGAAAACGACCAGAAGAGGTTAGAGAGTTGGATGAAGCGACCGCATATGCGCTAGAGCATGCCGAGGATAGTGATGAGGGTATTGATGTTGCACCTGGTAGCGCCAGTGCGAGTGCTAGACTCAAGCCACGGAGGAGGAATGTAAGAGCGGTGGCGAATAACGGAGGTAGCCCTATGAGCGTGGAAGCCAACGGAGAGATTTTTTCGTAG